The nucleotide window GCACCGGCACGCAGACCGGCGTCATCAATGTCACCGGTTCCGGTGTGCTCGGTTCGAACGGCACAAGCACCGACCTTAGCCTCCAGAGCGCGGATTCCGCCAACAGCATCGGTATCGTGAGCATCGCATCCGGCGGCACGGTTCAGGTGAACTCGCTGAACGCGGAGAAGTACTTCGTGGCTGATGGCGTGAATGTCACGGCCGGCAGTTCCTACGTGAACTTCAACAATGGCACGCTGAGATCGAACGCTGCCTCCACCAAGCTCCTCGCAGCCACTCTCACTGGCGTTTACATCCATTCCGGCGGCGCGACCTTCGATACCAACGGCGTGAACTCCACCACCGCGAAGGGTTTGCAGGCACCGACCGGAAACGGCATCACTTCGATTGCCGTTGCCACCGCGGGTTCCGGCTACATCGGACGTCCGAATGTCAAGATCACCGGCGGCGGTGGTGTGGGTGCGACCGCCATGGCCACCTACGATGAGGCCACCGGCACGATCACCGGCATCACCATCACCAGCCCCGGAAGCGGTTACACCAGCACGCCCACCGTTACTCTGGTGGGTGGCGGTGCCGCCACTGCGGCCACCGTGGGCACGGTCAGCACGGGTGCTGTGACCAGCGGCGGTATTTCCAAGATCGGCACCGGCATCTTGTCGCTTGGTGGCACCAGCACCTACACGGGGGCCACCTCGGTGACGGGCGGCACGCTTGATATTGCCGGGACGATCGGCTCCGGCGGCGGCACGGCCATCACCAGCTCCACCGGACTCACCGAGGCGGCTACCGGCGTGATCGCTGGTGCTTCCAGTGTTTCGATCACTGGCGGGACATCCACACTCGGCGGCGTCAATACCTACACCGGCAGTACCAGCGTCGCGGCCGCAAGCAGCCTCGCACTGACCGGCACGCTTGGTTCGGGCACCGGCACGGCTGTCAGCACGGCTGGCACCTTCACCGAGTCCGCGGCGGGCGTGATCGCGGGGTCCTCCTCGCTTTCCGTGTCCGGTGGCTCCGCCTCCCTGGCGGGTGCCAACACCTACACCGGATCCACCAGCGTCACCGGGGGTACGCTGACTCTCACCGGCACCGGCAATATCAACAGCACCTCCGGGCTCACCGTCAACGGAAGCGGTGCGAAGCTGGTGCAGACCAGCAGCACGACCCTCTCCTCTCCGGTCAATCTGGGCACCGGAACGGTCGACGGAACCGGTCTGGTTGACACCATCAATGTGGGCCATGCCACCGGTGGTGTGGTTGCCAACGGCAATGGCAGCTTCTCCCCCCTTTCGGTCAACAATCTGACCTTCAATGGCACGGGTGCGATGAATGTGGCGATCAACTCCGCATCGCCGGGACTTGTCGTGGGAGCCCTCACGACGAACGCCGCCGGTCCGGTGACCCTCAATGTCAGCAATCCGATCTGGAGCAACGGCCAGACCTATGACGTGGTGTCCTACACCTCCCTTGGTGGAGCGGGTTATTCCGCATTCACCCTTGGCACGGTTTCCGGTCTTGGCGCGCGTCAGACCGCGAATATCCAGAACAGCGGCGCAAGCCTGCAGGTGGTGATCACCGGTGACAACCCCACCTGGACAGGTGCCTTGAGCAATGAATGGAGCACCGCGGTCCTCGCATCGCCGAAGAACTGGAAATCCGTCAATCTCGGAACCTCCACCGACTTCCTCGCCAATGATGCGGTCATTTTCGGGGACGCCGCGACCGGCTCCACCTCGGTGAATATTGCCGGTGGAAATGTCGTTCCCAGCAGCACGACCTTCAACAATACCAACTTCGCCTACACCATTGGCAGCACCGGCGGCTTCGGCATCGCCGGAACCGGCATCCTCATCAAAAGCGGGATCAACCAGCTCACGCTGAACTCCGCCAACACCTACTCCGGTGGCACCCAGTTCAATGACGGCCAGCTCAACATCAACAATGCCTCCGCCATCGGCACCGGCCCGTTGACCTTGACCGGCAGCTATCTGGACAACACCAGCGGCAGCCCGGTCACGCTTTCCACCAACAACGCCCAGGCGTGGAACAGCAACGCCCTCAACTTCATCGGATCGAATTCGCTGAACCTGGGCACCGGCAATGTGACCATGAGCGTTTCCCCGGTGATCACGACGGACGGCTCCGCCACTCTGACCGTCGGCGGCTCGATCAGCGGTGCCTTCGGGATCAGCAAGACCGGCGCGGGCACTCTGGCGCTGGGTGGTGCGGCCAGCACCTTTACCGGTGGTGTCACCTTCAGCTCGGGCACGCTCGCCATCAATGGTGCGGCGGCCCTCGGCACGGGTGCTTTCAATATCGATGGTGGTGCCGTGCTGGACAACACCAGCGCCGGAGCGGTGACGCTCACCACGACCAATAACGGCACTTGGAACAACGACATCACCTTCACCGGCACGCAGAGCCTGAATCTCGGCGCGGGTGCCATCACGCTCGGTGGCACCGGTGACCGCACGTTCAACGTGGTGGCGAACGCTTTCACGGTGGGCTCCTTCACCAGCACCCAGGGCCTCGTCAAGACCGGCGCGGGCACGCTCGGCCTGGGTGCAGCCGGCATCACCAATCTCGGCGGCACGCTGACCGTACAAGCTGGCAAGATTCAGACCGGTATCAACGATCTGAAAGCCACCGGTCTTGCCGGCAGTGGCACCATCGAGAACGGCAGTGGCGTGGTGCGCTGGCTGTATATTACAAATCCCGTGGACAATACCTTCACGGGTGTTCTTCAGGATGGTGCTGGTGTCGGCAAGCTGGGACTCCTGAAAGCGGGAGCCGGCAAACTGACGCTCACCGGCAATAGCTCAATGGGAGATCAGGTTACCGTCAACGGTGGTTTGTTGAACGTCACGGGAAGCCTTTCACTTTCCAAAACGGTTGTTCCCACCGCTCTTGCCGCAGGCGGTGGCATCCGGGTGGGAACAGGGGCCACCCTGGGGTCCGCAGGAGAGGTTTGGCTTTCCAACGTCGAGAATACTTACGGCTCTCTCAATATCGATGGAGGCACGGTCAATGTCGGCAGCTGGCTTGCCTTCGGACGCGGTGGTGGCAATGGGTTGCTTACCCACAATGGTGGCACGCTCAACATCTCCACCAACAACCTCACGCTGGGCTCGTTCGGCGGTGCTGCCACTGGAACGATCGATACTCTCCACGGGGTTGCGACTTTCCGGGGAAGCAGCGTGACCGATCTCTCCGCGACCGCGGCCAATCAAGGCAACATTTACGTCGGTGAGAACACCACGGGCGTGATGACGATGATGGAGTCCGCATCGGTGACCGCTCATGGTCCGAATGGCGTGATCATCGCCAAGCAGAATACCACGAATTCCGCAGGCGTGTTCAATCTGCTCGGAGGAGTTCTCACCACCACTTCGATCACTGGCGGCACCGGCACCAGCACCGCGAACTTCAATGGTGGCACGGTGAAAGCATTCGCTGATTCGGCGACCTTCATTGCCACCTTGGGCAATGCATTCGTCCGCTCCGGTGGCCTCACGGTTGATCTCAATGGCAAGACCTTGACCGCTCCCCAAGCCCTGTTGGCACCTCCGGGATCGGGTATCTCCGCGTCCGGTCTGGTGGTCAGCGGTTCGGGTTATTTCGAAGCCCCGATTGTCCAAATCACTGGCGGAGACGGCATCGGCGCGACGGCCATCGCCTCGATCGATTCGAGCGGCAATCTGACCGGCATCACCGTCACCAATCCGGGCCGCAACTACACCGTGCCACCGACCTTCACCCTCATCGGTGGTGGTGGCACCGGCTCGGTGACCGGCACTCCGGCCCTGGTGGCGAACACCAGTGGTGCGGTGACGGTGAAGGGGGCGGGCTCGCTTACCCTGGGTGGCGCAAACAGCTATACCGGTCTGACCAGCGTGGGTGACAGCGCCACCACCAATATCAGCACACTGGGCATCACCAACGATTCCGGCCTGGGCTCCACCGATGCGGGAACCATCGTGCATGGCGTGGCTCCGGGAGCTGGCACCATCGGCACCAGCCTCCTGCTCGGTACGGTCACCATCCCGGCTGGAGAAGGCATCACGCTGGATACAGGTGCGGCGGGCCAGCGCTCATCGATCCGCGTGGCCGGCACCGCCGATTCCGCGGTGATCAACGGCAACATCACCCTTGCCGGCAGCGGCCGCGCCCAGCTCTATTCCGAAGGCACCGGTGCCAGCAGCCTGGTGATCAACGGCAACATCAGCGGCACCGTCGGGGATTCCTTCGCCGTGCGCGGTGGCGCGGCCGCCACCGCCACCGGCACCATCAACGGCACGGTCAGCATTGGCACCGTGCCATTCCAGAAGACGGACGCCAGTGTCTGGACGATCAACTCCACCGGCAACAGCTGGGGTGCGACCACGATCTCCGTGGGTACGCTGAAGCTGGGTGTGAACGATGCCCTGCCGACCACCACCGGCATCACCATCGGTCAGAACGGCCAGAGCGCGATCTTCGATCTGAACGGAAAGAACCAGACCATCACCGGTCTGGCGGGTGTCGCCGGCTCCACCGCGATCTCCGTGACCAGCGCCACCGCAGCCACGCTGACGATGAACAACACTCTGGCACAGACCTTCGGCACCAATGGCGGCATCATCAGCGGTGCCATCAAGCTGGTGAAGACCGGTGCGGGCACCTTCAACCTCAGCGGCATCCATACCTACACTGGTGACACCACGGTGTCCGCGGGCAAGCTCAGCCTGACCAATGCCTACCTCGCGGATACGGCCGATGTGCGTCTCGCGACCGGAGCCACGCTTGATCTGACCTTTGCGGGTACGGATACGATCGACGAGCTCTACATCGACGGCGTGGCGCAGGCTGGTGGCACCTGGGGTGCGATCGGTTCAGGTGCGACCCATGAAACCGGGCTCATCACCGGCACCGGCAAGCTCCAGGTCACTACCGCTGGAGGCAGTGCGTTCGATACCTGGGCTTCCTCCAAGGGGTTGACTACCGGCAACAATGGCAAGGCGGATAATCCGGATGGCGATGGTCTCAACAACCTCGGTGAGTTCGCCCTCGATGGCAATCCGCTCTCAGGCGTGCGCGCTGGTAAGGTGGTGGTGAAGGTCGCTCCGGTCAGCAGCGTGAACTACCTCACCCTGACTCTTCCGGTCCGTGGCAGCGGCACGACCTTCTCCGGTTCCACCGAGAAGGTATCGGCCCTTGTCGATGGCATCATCTACCACGTGCAGGGTTCCGATGACTTGACCAACTTCACCGCCACCGTGGTGGAGGTGACAGGCACGGATGCCACCAACATCCAGAGCGACCTGCCGGTTCTGTCCAGTGGTTGGTTCTATCGCACCTTCCGCTCGCAGAATCCGGTGAGCTCGACTTCCAAGACCTTCCTCCGCGCGAAGATCACGGAATAATCCTTCGTCCTGCAGAAACCTCGGCGAACCAACGCCCCGGCTGGACCTTCCGGCCGGGGCGTTTGGTTTGAGTAGCTGGAGTCGTAAGACTTCAGGCGGTGTGGACATGCGCGGTTCCCCGCACTTCCAGTTCATTCTCGATTTCCGGAGTGGATCCACCCACTCCAAAGTCCACGACTTCGGCTACAAATTCACACCTTTTCCAGTGCCTGGAGCCGCTGGAGCAGCGGCGGATGTGAATAGTCGAGCCACACCCGAAGCGGGTGAGGGGACGGGTGTGAAAGCTGGTCGGCGGAGAGCTTCTTCAGGGCTTCTGAAAGTGGCTTTGCATCACCGGTGGAGTTTGCGGCGAAGGCATCGGCCTCGAATTCGTGGCGGCGGGACCATGCATTCGCGAGGACTCCGAGCACACGGCTCACCGGTTCGAACAACAGGGTGAACAGGAGGATGCCCACGTGCGGCGAAATTTGCGCGACACCGAAGGCATCGAACAACTGCCGGGAGAAAGCGCCGTGTGGATCGGTGGCCAGACCGAGGAGGAAGAACAACGCCGCCGATTGAAGCACGCCCACGAACAACCGCTGGCGGATGTGTCCGAGACGGAAGTGCCCGATCTCATGCGCCAGCACGCCGAGCAATTCATCCTCGCCGTGCTTCTCCATCAGTGTGTCGAACAGCGCGATTTTCTTGCGCTTGCCAAAGCCGGTGAAGAACGCGTTTGCCTTGGTGGATCGTTTCGATCCATCCATGACGAAGACGCCGGACAAGGGGAATCCGCAACGCTCGCCCAGTTCTTCGATGCGGCGCTTCAAACCGCCTTCCGGCATCGGGCTGAATTTGTTGAACAGAGGGAGAATCAACGATGGTGCCAGCCACGTGAGCAAAAGCTGGAATACCGTGAAAACCGCCCATGCCCACAGCCACGCGTGGGGCACCTGGAGGAAGATCCACAGAAGCGCCGCCGCGATCGGCACGCCCAGCACGGCGAGCATCAGCAGTCCTTTGATCTGATCTCCCCAGAAGGTTGCCTGCGTCGAGCGGTTGAAACCGAATTTTTCCTCGATGACGAAGGTATCGTACCAGGAGAATGGCAGCCCGAGCAACTGGATGCCCAGGGCGCAGCAGGCAAAGAATACGAGACCGCTTGCGACCGGGCCATCATGTGCCAGCGCGCGGCTGGTTTCATCCAGCCACTGGAATCCACCGAGCATCCAGAACGCGATCGGCAGGGCCAGCATGACGCTGGAACGGATGATTTGGAAAACCGCGTTCGTCCGCAGATAGGCCCGCGAGCGATCCAGGCTTTCCGCCGTCAGAATATCCGCAAGGGCAGGTGGAACGGTTTCCGGAAATGCCTTCAGGTTCAGCAGCGCCGCCGCGAAGTCGAGATTCCACAGGGCGAACATCGAGATCAGGATCACGACCGCCAGAATGTTCCATTCCATCATCTGGGCGCAGCATGCACCCGCTTGGCAGCCGGGCAAGTGCTGGAATTCCATCCCATGAAAGCGGGAATACGCGGGTGCGTGGTGATTTGTGTGATTCGTGGGTTAATTGTTTTATTTTGAGTGGTTTGCGTGGTTTTGAATTGGCGTTGCGGCGGATGCGGGGCGTCGCTACATTGCGGCGATGCCTTTCAGCTCCCTGTCGTCTCAACTTCGCGGACTTGCCGCCCTGTGCGTGGTCGCGACGTCATTTGCCGCGCAGGAGCCTCCGCCGGTGGCATCCAATGCACTTCCTTCGGCGGCGAAGGGCGCGAACGATGGCTCGATCAGCACCCGCAAGGATGCCCGCACGATCACCCTGCGGATTCCCGCGCCGCGCGGCCAGATCGTGGACCGTGAGGGCGAGCCGCTGGCACAGAATGTGATGGCGTATCAGGTGGCGCTTCAATTCAAGCAACTGGAAGCCGCCGACCGCGATTTCGTGGTCAACTGGGGCCGCACGCGCATCGCGCATGCGGCGGCGGTCGTGAAGAACCTCGCCATTCCCACGGATGACGAACTCTACGATCATTACCGCCACCGCCGCTGGCTGCCGCTGATCCTTTCCGAGCAGATCTCCGCCAAGGACGCGAAGGGGCTCGAATCGAAGCTCGGCTCGGACATGATCCTGCATCCGGTCTATCGCCGGTTTTATCCGGAGGAAGGGCTGGCAGCGCACGTCATCGGCTTCACCGGCAGCGTGGGCAAGCTGCCCACCGGTCCGATCAATTTCAACGAACCGCTGTGGGAGGAAGTGGAAGGCCGCTCGGGCCTTGAGAAGATCTACGACAAACAACTCGTCGGCGAGCCGGGCACGAAAAAGCTGCTGTTCGATGAAAGCGGCGAGAAGCTTTTCGATGAGCAGCCGACCCGCCCGCGCACCGGCGGCACGGTGGTGACGACGATCAATGCCCGCTGGCAGAAGCTGGCGGAGAAGGTGCTGAAATCCGGCTGCAAACGCGGTGCCTTCGTGGTGATCGATGCAGTGACCGGAGAGGTATTGGTGATGGCTTCAAAGCCCACCTTCAATCTCAACACCATCGATACCGACTACAAGGCACTGGAAGCCGATCCCTCCCGGCCGATGGTGGCGTTGTCCTACCAGGGCACCTATCCGCCCGCCTCGACCTTCAAGCCCATCGTGGCGCTGGCCGCGCTCAACAATGGCACCGTTTCGGAAGACACGGAGATCTATTGTCCCGCCGCCATCGAAATCGGCAACCATGTCTTCAACAACTGGAGCAAGGCTCCCGAAGGCTCGATCGACGTGAAGCGTGCGATCGCCCGCTCGTGCAACCCGTGGTTCTATCAGGTGGGCATCAAGGTCGGTCCCGGGAATTTCCTGAGCCTCGCCCGCCGTCTCGGTTATGGTGAAAAGACCGGCTTGCCCTTGCTCGGTGAGAACAGTGGTCTGGTGCCGAACAACGAGTGGTTCCTGCAGCATGAAAAGCGCCGCATCCTTGATGGCGACACCGCGAACCTTTCCATCGGCCAAGGCGTTCTGCTCGCCTCTCCGCTGCAAGTAGCCCAGGCCATGGCCGGAATCGCCAATGGCGGTGCGGTGCCGAAGCTCCAACTCGTCCGCCAGGTGCAGGACAGCCGCGGCCGTGTGACCGAGGCGAACCGTCCCGAACGCCGCGCCTGGCTGGGAGTCGATCCGGTGGCGGTGGAAGTGGTTCGGAAAGGCATGCGCGATGTGGTGAATGCGGGTTATGGCACCGGCAAGGCGGCACAACTCAGCTTCACCGAGATGTGTGGCAAGACCGGCACGGCCCAGTGGGGTCCGGCCTCGAAGGAGCAGCGCCTCGCGTGGTTCGCCGGGTTCTTTCCTTTCGACAACCCGCGCTACTCGTTCGCCGTCCTGTATGAGGGCCGCCCGGGTGAAACCGTGTCCGGTGGCCGCATGGCCGCGCCGATGGTGAAGGCTTTCTTCGAGCCCTTGAAGGAAGAGATCAAGGAGACCATCGCGCCGCCGCCGAAGGCCGTGCTGATCGTGGAAGATGGAGATTCACCCAAGGGGGATGGCAAGCATCAGGAAACGATACTCAAGGCGATACCCGTGGAGTCGGGGGATGGGACGGTCGTCAATCCACCCGAACCGGAAGATATGCCCGCTCCCAAGGCCGTGCCGGTGGATCCGAAGGATCTGCCCGTGGAAACGGAAGACGGCCCGTGAGGTGCCGTGGTGTTATTCCACCGGCAGGCCGTCCTCGGTTTTGACGGCCTGCCCTTTGAAGAGCTTCCCGGCCTGCCCGGCGAGCCGGAGATAGCGGTCACCCGGCACGTCCGGCTCGCTGACGAAGAGGCTCGTTCCCGTTGGTGGATCGTTGCGGACCTTGAAGATCGCCGTGCCTTCGTCCAGTTCATCGAACATGGCCACGTAGAGCGCCTTCGCTCCGGCGTCACGATATTGCATGGCTTGGAACCAGAAGAACCGGCCTCCATTTCGCGGGATCTGGTTGACCGGCACGTCCTTGCCGCGGCCTGCCATGAGATTGTGCCAGCTGAAGCCGGGAAAGGCGACGGGCAGGTAGTCGAGCTGGTGATCGCGGCACCAGACGAGATCATCCTTCGCGGTGGTGGTGATGTAGCGCGCGGCATCCTCCGGCTTGCCATAGCGGCCCACCGTCCACGGACTGACCACGTCCGCCATGGCGATGATCTCGTGCAGCGCGGGGTCGGTGATGGCATCCCGCTGGAGCGTGCGCCAGTAGGTGGGCACGCCGAGCATGACGGTGCATCCGGCGTCCTTCTTGAAGAAAGTCACCAGCGCGCGCCATTCATCGAGCATCGCCGGACGGTCGTTGAAGCCCAGGCCCCACAGGGCGACCAAGGGCTTGCTACGATGTTTCAAGTAGCCGGTATCCGAAGCATCCGCGATCTGGAATTGCTTGCGCAGGTATTGCCAATCGTCGCTCACGAGACGGGCCTCGCCGGGTTTGATGCCGCTCAGGTCGTACATCAGCACCCAGTTCCGGGATGTATCCGCGGCGGCCTTGCGGCAATGCACCAGCACGTCATCGAGTGCGCGGCGGTATTTCGGGTCCTTCGTCGTGACGGCGAAACGTTGGAGAAAAACTCCGTCGATGCCATAAGCGCGCATCCATTCGAAGTGCTTCGCGATCACGGCCGGGTTGGTGGAGGAAAACACTTCGGCCACGCTGCCGTCCGGATGGCGGAAATCGGTTTTCACGCGGGCTGTCTCCGGCAGTTCACGGACGTCCGGCCACAACTCGATGCCACAGGAACCGGGCGCGAAGGCTTTGCCGCCGTAGTGGCTCCACCCCGTGCCATAACCATCCTCCGGAGTGCGGAACCAGCCTTGGTAGCCGCACATCACTTTGCCCGTGAGATCGTCCGCTGCGGCGGAAAGCAGCAGGCAGGCGGTGGAGAGGAATATTCGCAGGATCATGGCAGGAGCGGGAAACCCCACGTCTAGTAAGGGGCAAAATATCCCGGTCTTTCCATCATCCGCGAGGGATTTGAGGCCGCTTTGATGGTGATGCTCGCTGTTTCGAAGACTTTTTTGTAACCTCCGGCCGCTTTTCCGCGGATGGCGTGTAGAACGATGAAACGGATCAAGAACATGACTTGCGTGCTGGTGGCGGCGATGGCCCCGCTGGCCATGGCGGCGGACGAACCCGCGCCGAAGCCCGTATGGGAGGTGCAAGCCCGCCTCAGCGGCGGGAAGAATCCGAAGATCGCCGGATGGTTCAAGGAGGTTTTCGGCCAGGCCAAGCTGACGGCGATCAAGACCGGCGGTGCCACGGTTCAGATCCGGGGCTTCCGAGGTGCCGAAGAGTCGAAACCAGAGTGGTCCGCTGAAATCCGGGGTCTGGAAGGAGAGCAGGAGCTCTTTGGCGAATTGGAGAAGGAAGGGGCGAAACGCGATGGGGATCGGATGATCTACAAGGCGGAGGGAGAAGAGGTGGTGTTCTGGCAGGCAGGCCCGGGAGTGGTGAAGCTGGTTTCGCCTGCGGGGATTCCATTCCGCGAGAGCGCGATGACACCTCTGCCGGAAGACACCTGGCTGGCTGGCTCGGTGGATTTCACCTTGTTGCCCAAGGAGCTTGTGGATTCATCCCTGCTGAAGATGACAAAGGGGCTCAGCTTCAGTGCTTCCAGTCCGGGTGTGGGTGCGTCTTTGAACCTCACGGTGAAACTGGCGGATGCGGACCTGGCGGATCAGTTGGCCACGTTGGCCAAGGAGCTCTATGCCGAGGTGGTCAAAAAAGAGGAGGACGAGCCGGAGGTGTCTCATCCGGCGCTGGAAATGGAAAGCCGCGATGGCGAGATCAGTTTCACGGTCAAGCTGGATGACACCCAGCTCCAGCAACTGGTCGATGAAGTGAAAGTCGGCCTGAAGGATGCCACCTCCGACGAAGGGGATGAAGAGAAAGGTGGAATTCACGTCGAGAAATCCTTCAGCTTCTGAGCAACCTCACCAAGCGACGATTCCAATCCCTCCGTGGCAGCCGATTTGGACAACGCCCTGGCCCTGCGATGGAAAGGCGGTGACGTGACCGCCTACAATGAACTGGTGCAGCGCCACATCGGCAGCCTCCGTGGATATCTCTATTCCCGCTGTGGCAGGGACGCGGATGCCAGCGATCTTTGCCAGGAAGTCTTTATCGAAGTCTGCCTGAAGATCGCCAATTTCGATCCCGCCTACTCGTTCACCGCCTGGCTCTACACCATCGCGAGGAACAAGGTGGCCGATCTGTTCCGGAAGCAAAAGCCGCTGGAATTGTTCGTGCCGGAGCAACACAGCGCCGAGGACGATTCCCATCCCGCGAGAATCCACGAGGAACGGGATGCAGCCATCCACGCATGGGAGAAGATTTTCGAAATCCTGCCCGAAGCCCAGGCCACCGCGTTGTGGCTGAGAGCCCAGGGGCAGATGAGCGTCGAACAAATTGCTTCGACGATGGATCAAACCACCGCGAATGTAAAAGTCCTGCTGTTCCGCGCCCGCCAGCGCCTCGCCCGTGACTGGGAAAACCTCATCGCCAAATCCTGATTTTATGAGCACCCCGAATTCCCATTGCGAAGAAATCCAGATGATGATCTCCGAGGCTCTCGATGAGCAGCGGAATCTGCCGGAGATCGTGGCCTCTCACCTCTGCGGATGCACGGAATGCTCGGCATTCCTCGATTTTTGGACGAAAGGTGCCGGTGCTGGTCTGGCGGCTCCCATGCCGCCCACGGATCTGCGGCTGCGGGAAAAGATCCTTTCATTGCCGCGCACCGCCCGCAATGTCCCTGCGGAAGACAAGGGCCGGTTCCACCACTATCGCGGTATCTTCTCCGCAGTGGCCGCTGCGGTTGTGTTCATGGGCACGGCGTACCTTTTGCTGGATGTCATTCCGATCAAGGAGCGGACGCGGGCAGTGGACAAGCCGGGCAATTCGCTGGCGAGCCGGGTGGCCCAACACCAGATCAGGGCATTGCGGACCGACCTCCGGAAAGGGGCGAGCGCGCTGCGTGGGCCGGTTTCCGGCATCAACCGCCTGCTGGATTGAATGACTCCTCCCGATTCCCGATTGACGGGGCGGGAAACCGCCTGAAACGGCAATTTTTCCTCTTCCCTCTAGGCCGATTTCCCGCCAGAGAAGGGACGGCTGCGGCGTACGTCGCAGTTCCCTCAGAACATCCCACTATTCGACCATGGATATCCAGATCGCCACTCTCGCCGACTTCGCCGCCGACTACAACGGCAAGCTCGTGATTTCCGGCACCTTCGACACCCTTGTGGCGCGCGCCGTACCGGTGGTTCACCCGCAGTGCTCGCTGGCCTTGCGCTTTTGCTTCACTCCGGAGGACATCGGCCGTCACAAGCTTTCGATCAACATCATCAACGAGGACGGTGAGTCCCTCGACCCGAACAACATGCCGATCGAGCCGGAATTCGAAGTCCAGCTCCCGAAGGGCACCCCGTTCCTGACCCGCAACATCATCATGAACCTGCAGGGGCTGAAGTTCGACGCCGCCGGCATCTACTCCATCGATCTCGGCATCGAT belongs to Luteolibacter ambystomatis and includes:
- a CDS encoding RNA polymerase sigma factor, whose product is MAADLDNALALRWKGGDVTAYNELVQRHIGSLRGYLYSRCGRDADASDLCQEVFIEVCLKIANFDPAYSFTAWLYTIARNKVADLFRKQKPLELFVPEQHSAEDDSHPARIHEERDAAIHAWEKIFEILPEAQATALWLRAQGQMSVEQIASTMDQTTANVKVLLFRARQRLARDWENLIAKS
- a CDS encoding DUF6941 family protein; this encodes MDIQIATLADFAADYNGKLVISGTFDTLVARAVPVVHPQCSLALRFCFTPEDIGRHKLSINIINEDGESLDPNNMPIEPEFEVQLPKGTPFLTRNIIMNLQGLKFDAAGIYSIDLGIDGEILMRVPLRILQVDQAGQPVVA
- a CDS encoding peptidoglycan D,D-transpeptidase FtsI family protein, with the translated sequence MPFSSLSSQLRGLAALCVVATSFAAQEPPPVASNALPSAAKGANDGSISTRKDARTITLRIPAPRGQIVDREGEPLAQNVMAYQVALQFKQLEAADRDFVVNWGRTRIAHAAAVVKNLAIPTDDELYDHYRHRRWLPLILSEQISAKDAKGLESKLGSDMILHPVYRRFYPEEGLAAHVIGFTGSVGKLPTGPINFNEPLWEEVEGRSGLEKIYDKQLVGEPGTKKLLFDESGEKLFDEQPTRPRTGGTVVTTINARWQKLAEKVLKSGCKRGAFVVIDAVTGEVLVMASKPTFNLNTIDTDYKALEADPSRPMVALSYQGTYPPASTFKPIVALAALNNGTVSEDTEIYCPAAIEIGNHVFNNWSKAPEGSIDVKRAIARSCNPWFYQVGIKVGPGNFLSLARRLGYGEKTGLPLLGENSGLVPNNEWFLQHEKRRILDGDTANLSIGQGVLLASPLQVAQAMAGIANGGAVPKLQLVRQVQDSRGRVTEANRPERRAWLGVDPVAVEVVRKGMRDVVNAGYGTGKAAQLSFTEMCGKTGTAQWGPASKEQRLAWFAGFFPFDNPRYSFAVLYEGRPGETVSGGRMAAPMVKAFFEPLKEEIKETIAPPPKAVLIVEDGDSPKGDGKHQETILKAIPVESGDGTVVNPPEPEDMPAPKAVPVDPKDLPVETEDGP
- a CDS encoding glycoside hydrolase family 71/99-like protein, whose translation is MILRIFLSTACLLLSAAADDLTGKVMCGYQGWFRTPEDGYGTGWSHYGGKAFAPGSCGIELWPDVRELPETARVKTDFRHPDGSVAEVFSSTNPAVIAKHFEWMRAYGIDGVFLQRFAVTTKDPKYRRALDDVLVHCRKAAADTSRNWVLMYDLSGIKPGEARLVSDDWQYLRKQFQIADASDTGYLKHRSKPLVALWGLGFNDRPAMLDEWRALVTFFKKDAGCTVMLGVPTYWRTLQRDAITDPALHEIIAMADVVSPWTVGRYGKPEDAARYITTTAKDDLVWCRDHQLDYLPVAFPGFSWHNLMAGRGKDVPVNQIPRNGGRFFWFQAMQYRDAGAKALYVAMFDELDEGTAIFKVRNDPPTGTSLFVSEPDVPGDRYLRLAGQAGKLFKGQAVKTEDGLPVE